The sequence below is a genomic window from Leptospira inadai serovar Lyme str. 10.
CATTTTGAAGAAGATCATCCCGAGATGTTCGGGCAGGGTGAAAAAATTGCAGAGTGTTTGTCACAGCCGGACCAGGTGAGAATATCCAAGGCAGATTCGAGCGTTGAGCTTTTTTATAAACTTTTCGAGGCAACTCCGGTAGGTAGAAAATATCTTTGTGCGGTAATAAAGAATCACGGAGACGATTTATTTCTTGTCACAGCATACTTTACCGATAAGGTCAAGGAAGGGGCCGTTTTGTATGGATAGAGAGATCAAGATATATTTCGATAAAGACTCGGATTATTTAGAGGTTCTTTTTGAAAAGAAAGAAGGTTATTTCAAAGAAACGGAGAACGATGCAGTAATGGAAAAAGTCGATGCTTCAGGAAATGTCATTGGTTTTTCCATCCTGAAGGTGAGTGCTTTTCAGGCCGAGCCCGTATCGGTCCTGCTTCGAAGTGGAGTTGCGTG
It includes:
- a CDS encoding DUF2283 domain-containing protein, producing the protein MDREIKIYFDKDSDYLEVLFEKKEGYFKETENDAVMEKVDASGNVIGFSILKVSAFQAEPVSVLLRSGVA